In the Coleofasciculus chthonoplastes PCC 7420 genome, one interval contains:
- a CDS encoding helix-turn-helix domain-containing protein yields MKRSKDTFKTSYQYRIVPNKQQSKQLNEWLCKLCRIHNLMLEERFNWWECNRSPVNACSIYITYYQNLKTNQHTTVKTR; encoded by the coding sequence GTGAAGCGAAGCAAAGACACATTCAAGACAAGTTACCAATATCGAATTGTGCCAAATAAGCAACAGTCAAAACAGCTAAACGAATGGCTGTGCAAGTTGTGCCGGATACACAATTTAATGCTAGAGGAGCGATTTAACTGGTGGGAGTGTAACCGCTCACCTGTCAATGCTTGCTCAATCTATATCACTTACTACCAGAACTTAAAGACCAACCAACATACTACAGTCAAAACGCGCTAA
- a CDS encoding RNA-guided endonuclease InsQ/TnpB family protein, whose product MLQSKRANHWSRESHDALYKGVHSQVIQEAIKRVEDTFNRFIKGDFKKQRSGKPRFKSVKRYRTFCLPQLKADCLTVSPNPHKRKNGKARRDIAQINLPKIGQVKVIYHRPIPEGFTIKTGLVSHKADGWYVTLLLEDKTIPSLTPPEIQANEENSLGLDVGLEKFWTASDGTVETIQQHYRKSEDKLAKLQNRKDKKPHKSASRRQLAKKISKHHQKLQRKRKQFHYESANQLVSRDEQVFFVEDIKSANLSRKNKPKQDANGKYLPNGQSAKSGLNKSINDASWGQFLSIFIYKAAKAGKLVVKVKPHNTSQVCSCCDLLVQKDLSIRVHECLCGLILDRDWNAAINIKRVGLGIFPTIKRPKRSLLTTTKEAHTIPF is encoded by the coding sequence ATACTACAGTCAAAACGCGCTAACCATTGGTCAAGGGAGTCTCATGACGCGTTATACAAAGGTGTTCATTCTCAGGTTATCCAGGAAGCAATTAAACGAGTAGAAGATACCTTCAACCGGTTTATCAAGGGTGACTTTAAAAAACAGAGAAGCGGTAAGCCTCGATTTAAGTCGGTCAAGCGTTACAGGACATTTTGTTTGCCTCAGCTTAAGGCAGACTGTCTAACGGTTTCGCCCAATCCCCATAAGCGTAAAAACGGGAAAGCCAGACGAGACATTGCTCAAATAAATCTACCTAAGATTGGTCAGGTTAAGGTTATTTATCATCGCCCTATTCCAGAAGGATTTACTATTAAAACGGGGCTAGTCTCTCACAAAGCAGATGGATGGTACGTGACTTTATTGCTAGAGGATAAGACGATCCCTAGTCTGACTCCACCAGAGATACAGGCAAATGAAGAAAACTCGTTAGGGCTAGATGTTGGTTTAGAGAAATTCTGGACAGCATCCGATGGAACCGTTGAAACTATTCAACAGCACTATCGCAAGTCAGAGGACAAACTAGCCAAGCTTCAAAATCGCAAGGACAAAAAGCCGCACAAATCAGCATCACGGCGCCAATTGGCAAAAAAGATATCTAAGCATCATCAAAAGCTACAACGGAAGCGGAAACAATTCCATTATGAGTCGGCTAATCAACTGGTAAGTCGTGATGAACAAGTGTTCTTTGTTGAGGATATCAAGTCCGCTAACTTATCCCGAAAAAACAAGCCAAAACAGGATGCGAATGGCAAGTATTTACCCAATGGACAATCAGCAAAATCAGGTTTAAACAAGTCAATTAATGACGCTAGCTGGGGTCAATTCCTCTCAATTTTCATTTACAAAGCTGCAAAAGCTGGTAAGTTAGTGGTGAAAGTGAAACCTCATAACACGAGTCAAGTATGCTCTTGTTGCGATCTCCTAGTTCAAAAGGATTTATCAATCCGAGTACATGAGTGTTTGTGTGGATTGATTCTAGACAGAGATTGGAACGCGGCGATCAATATCAAGAGAGTGGGGCTGGGCATATTCCCCACTATAAAACGCCCCAAGCGTAGCCTTTTGACTACGACAAAGGAAGCCCACACTATACCCTTTTAG
- a CDS encoding Uma2 family endonuclease, with translation MAIKYRIEQNHPPRSPRESLPTMYDLPSENPEEPGLPDEFHDLQPELLRVTFHPANYPPEQIFCGSDMNLYYDARHHYWYKRPDWFGVVGVSRLYDQEDLRLSYVIWQEMVRPTVVVELLSPGTEKEDLGRSTRLSSEPPTKWEVYEQILNVPYYVVFDRYTDRLRGFALTAGFYQELELTEPRIWIPQLELGLGLWSGEYEGINRLWLRWYDAEGNWILTPTEREAIAQEQLQAERQRAEAERVRSQRLEELLRSHGIDPNS, from the coding sequence ATGGCAATCAAATACCGAATCGAGCAAAATCATCCGCCTCGTTCTCCTAGAGAAAGCTTGCCTACCATGTACGATTTACCGAGTGAAAATCCGGAGGAACCTGGTTTGCCTGACGAATTTCATGATCTTCAACCCGAACTATTGCGCGTAACGTTTCATCCGGCTAACTACCCACCTGAGCAAATATTTTGCGGTAGTGATATGAACCTTTACTACGATGCGCGTCACCATTATTGGTATAAACGACCCGATTGGTTTGGTGTGGTGGGCGTATCAAGACTTTATGATCAGGAGGATTTACGGTTAAGTTATGTGATTTGGCAAGAAATGGTGCGTCCGACAGTGGTGGTGGAATTATTGTCACCGGGGACGGAAAAAGAAGATTTAGGTAGAAGTACACGCCTGAGTAGTGAACCCCCGACAAAATGGGAAGTCTACGAGCAAATTTTAAATGTCCCCTATTATGTGGTGTTTGACCGCTATACGGATCGATTAAGAGGGTTTGCACTTACGGCTGGTTTTTACCAAGAGTTGGAGTTAACCGAACCGAGGATTTGGATACCCCAATTGGAATTAGGTTTGGGATTGTGGTCGGGAGAGTACGAAGGGATTAATCGTCTATGGTTACGTTGGTACGATGCTGAAGGGAATTGGATTCTCACCCCAACTGAACGGGAAGCGATCGCCCAAGAACAACTGCAAGCTGAACGACAACGCGCTGAAGCCGAACGAGTGCGATCGCAGCGTCTTGAAGAACTGTTGCGTTCCCACGGGATCGATCCAAATAGTTGA
- a CDS encoding WD40 repeat domain-containing protein, with product MSRRSSSYAVIVTLTVITVLSVIVTNVPRSLSVSPNPGNATLIAATPTQPWQDAKLLRNIKGHADAVGAIAISQDGQFLATGSDDQTIKFWNLNTGQLLRTLSGHSDQVTALAISPDGEKLVSGGGIEDGSIKLWNLKTGELIKTFQKKEGMIPSLAISPDGQILASGRRGEGLGFVSEIALWNLKTGEQLLQFEIENLTLSLAFSPNGELLASGSEDGTIHLWNWQSGEILHILQHPQSLRALAFNQDGKVLVSESFAETVNVWNPETGELVSTPVENPKPVFVNALALHPSGNILASALGPYGRLGLWNLESGELMTMLEGFSGSIFSLGFSHDGQILVSGSNDGAIAIWGIGDQ from the coding sequence ATGAGTCGTCGGTCAAGTTCTTATGCGGTTATCGTCACACTGACGGTTATAACTGTACTGTCAGTTATCGTAACCAATGTGCCGCGATCGCTCTCTGTATCCCCCAATCCTGGCAATGCTACTCTCATCGCCGCTACGCCGACTCAACCATGGCAAGATGCCAAGTTATTGCGTAATATTAAGGGACATGCAGACGCCGTAGGTGCGATCGCAATTAGCCAAGATGGACAATTCCTCGCCACGGGTAGTGATGATCAAACGATTAAATTCTGGAACCTAAATACAGGTCAACTATTGCGGACACTTTCTGGACATTCGGATCAAGTTACTGCTCTCGCCATTAGTCCAGATGGAGAAAAATTGGTGAGTGGAGGGGGTATTGAGGACGGTTCCATTAAACTCTGGAATCTGAAAACAGGGGAATTAATTAAGACTTTTCAGAAGAAAGAAGGGATGATTCCATCCCTGGCAATTAGTCCAGACGGACAAATTCTAGCTAGCGGAAGAAGAGGAGAGGGTTTAGGTTTTGTATCAGAAATTGCCCTCTGGAATTTAAAAACAGGCGAACAACTGCTTCAATTTGAGATTGAAAATTTAACCCTGTCTCTTGCGTTTAGTCCCAATGGAGAACTCCTTGCCAGTGGTTCTGAGGACGGTACCATTCATCTATGGAATTGGCAGAGTGGCGAAATCCTGCATATTCTCCAGCATCCTCAGTCTTTAAGGGCTTTGGCGTTTAATCAGGATGGAAAAGTTCTGGTGAGTGAGAGTTTTGCCGAAACCGTTAATGTTTGGAATCCCGAAACTGGGGAATTAGTTTCGACACCAGTGGAAAATCCTAAACCTGTGTTTGTCAATGCCTTGGCGCTGCATCCGTCGGGTAACATTTTAGCCAGTGCCTTAGGTCCTTATGGCAGATTAGGGTTATGGAATCTGGAATCTGGTGAGTTGATGACGATGTTGGAAGGGTTTTCGGGTTCGATTTTCTCCCTCGGCTTTAGTCATGATGGACAGATATTGGTGAGTGGAAGTAATGATGGCGCGATCGCGATTTGGGGAATAGGCGATCAGTAG
- a CDS encoding TlyA family RNA methyltransferase, whose amino-acid sequence MKQRLDTLLVDLNLCESRQQAQRLILAGEVRVNQQLVDKPGTEIETTAEIKINQKSPYVSRGGEKLVKALDEFGIAVAGRICLDGGISTGGFTDCLLQKGAKRVYGVDVGYGQVAWTLQNDDRVILKERTNLRYLQPADLYGEPLGIDEEDKEEIYPDLGVVDVSFISLTKILEALWNLLQAPREVVLLVKPQFEVGRERVGKKGVVRDPKDQAGAIAQILPAAQNLGWVYQGLTWSPITGPAGNIEYLLWLGMDSQIQSPDLSEIQGITQLATAYFREKH is encoded by the coding sequence TTGAAACAACGACTAGATACCTTATTAGTAGACCTTAACTTATGCGAATCCCGACAACAGGCACAACGGCTGATTCTGGCGGGAGAAGTGCGGGTTAATCAGCAGCTTGTTGATAAACCGGGAACTGAAATAGAGACAACCGCCGAGATTAAAATTAATCAAAAATCCCCTTATGTTTCTAGAGGTGGGGAAAAGTTAGTCAAAGCCTTAGACGAATTTGGTATAGCGGTAGCCGGACGTATTTGCTTAGATGGCGGTATTTCCACGGGAGGCTTTACCGACTGCTTACTGCAAAAGGGGGCAAAACGGGTTTACGGTGTTGATGTAGGGTATGGACAAGTTGCGTGGACATTGCAAAATGATGACCGGGTGATTTTGAAGGAACGCACAAATTTACGCTATTTGCAACCTGCTGATTTATATGGAGAACCCCTCGGAATAGACGAGGAGGATAAGGAGGAGATTTATCCAGATTTAGGGGTTGTCGATGTGTCGTTTATTTCCCTGACAAAAATCCTAGAAGCCTTGTGGAACCTGCTACAAGCGCCGCGTGAGGTGGTGTTACTGGTGAAGCCACAGTTTGAAGTGGGACGAGAACGGGTTGGCAAAAAGGGCGTAGTGCGCGATCCTAAGGATCAGGCTGGCGCGATCGCCCAAATTTTACCAGCTGCCCAGAATTTAGGTTGGGTCTATCAAGGCTTAACCTGGTCACCTATTACGGGTCCTGCGGGTAATATTGAATATCTGCTCTGGCTAGGAATGGATAGTCAAATTCAGAGTCCTGATTTAAGTGAAATTCAAGGCATCACTCAATTGGCTACCGCTTACTTTCGAGAGAAACATTGA
- a CDS encoding DUF6464 family protein has protein sequence MFETIIVFVLGLTPPLLSIWVMHRAKEQAQIRLRNSIQASTTARVLPRNPLPPDQYYLEGVGYLIGDITCRFNARSAYIRCAVNPLGPCDNCCDYQPRES, from the coding sequence ATGTTCGAGACAATTATTGTGTTTGTCTTGGGTTTGACCCCCCCACTGCTTTCGATATGGGTGATGCATAGAGCAAAGGAACAAGCGCAAATCCGGTTAAGAAACTCGATTCAAGCATCAACAACGGCTAGGGTACTGCCAAGAAATCCATTACCGCCTGATCAGTATTATCTGGAAGGGGTTGGTTATTTAATTGGTGATATTACCTGTCGATTTAATGCTCGTTCGGCTTATATCCGCTGTGCGGTTAATCCGTTAGGTCCTTGTGATAACTGTTGCGATTACCAACCCAGGGAATCTTAA
- the speD gene encoding adenosylmethionine decarboxylase has translation MKQVGTHLVVDAWEAPEDLLNDPEGIRRALIDAISVGEGTLIDLCVHQFSPHGVTATATLAESHIAIHTWPEHGYFAADLFFCGCGKPKEAMKLLQTALQAKQVRMREIVRGFENMPDIQERIEESVYQMVS, from the coding sequence ATGAAACAAGTGGGAACTCATCTGGTCGTTGACGCATGGGAAGCGCCTGAAGACCTTCTCAATGATCCTGAGGGAATTCGCCGCGCCTTAATTGATGCGATTTCTGTTGGAGAAGGCACTCTAATTGATTTATGTGTACACCAGTTTAGTCCCCACGGAGTCACGGCGACAGCGACATTGGCGGAGTCTCATATTGCCATCCATACCTGGCCCGAACATGGTTATTTTGCCGCTGATTTATTTTTTTGCGGGTGCGGTAAGCCAAAGGAAGCCATGAAACTGCTACAAACAGCGCTCCAAGCTAAGCAGGTGCGAATGAGAGAAATTGTACGCGGTTTTGAGAATATGCCGGACATTCAGGAGCGAATTGAAGAGTCAGTCTATCAGATGGTGAGTTGA
- a CDS encoding AI-2E family transporter encodes MNSIFSPIQKVLITWLLVLVTGWVTLSALSYVGEIISILLTASLIAFLLNYAVRVLRPFLPRTVAAILVYLVAAVFVVFIALTLAPPVFNQGRQLVTRFPELLEQGQQQLVDFQAWSVEHNLPFDVRILGSQMLARIQAKAEAIASTGLGLVVGTFSWFIDFILVLVLSFYMLIDGERLWRGITSIVSAKIRYGLTQALRRNLQRFVSGQLLLGLFMATTLTLGFRLLQVPFFLLFAVFIGFMEIIPFVGATLGIATVVIVVAFIDWWLALEVLGVSVALQQIKDNLIAPRIMGNLTGLSPVIILTSLLLGAKIGGILGVILAIPVTGVVKSLAEIVLDPTLPPQTGDFFSNPLNEKKSQNTLAIAANTDADSDSSSQDAQGMEQSETI; translated from the coding sequence ATGAATTCTATATTTTCACCCATTCAAAAAGTTCTAATCACATGGTTGCTGGTGTTAGTAACAGGTTGGGTCACGCTGAGTGCGTTGAGTTATGTGGGCGAAATCATTAGTATTTTGCTCACGGCATCTCTAATTGCATTTTTGCTCAACTATGCCGTTCGGGTACTGCGACCCTTCTTACCTCGAACAGTGGCGGCGATTTTGGTTTATTTAGTCGCGGCGGTTTTTGTTGTCTTCATTGCCCTCACCCTAGCACCACCCGTATTTAATCAAGGACGGCAATTAGTGACTCGGTTCCCCGAATTACTCGAACAAGGTCAACAGCAATTGGTGGACTTTCAAGCCTGGAGTGTGGAACATAATCTGCCCTTTGATGTGCGAATTTTAGGGTCTCAAATGTTAGCACGTATTCAAGCTAAAGCCGAAGCGATCGCGTCAACTGGTTTGGGCTTAGTTGTGGGGACATTTAGCTGGTTTATCGACTTCATTTTAGTCCTCGTCCTTTCGTTTTATATGCTTATTGATGGTGAACGACTATGGCGCGGTATTACCAGTATTGTCTCTGCCAAAATCCGTTATGGATTAACTCAAGCACTGCGACGAAATCTTCAGCGGTTTGTATCGGGTCAACTCTTACTGGGGTTATTTATGGCAACAACATTAACCTTGGGCTTCCGTTTATTACAAGTGCCGTTTTTTCTGCTGTTTGCTGTTTTTATCGGCTTTATGGAGATTATTCCCTTTGTTGGTGCCACTCTGGGAATTGCTACCGTAGTCATTGTTGTCGCCTTTATTGATTGGTGGCTAGCCTTGGAAGTCTTGGGAGTATCTGTCGCCTTGCAACAGATCAAAGATAATTTAATTGCTCCCCGAATTATGGGCAACTTAACAGGTTTATCGCCCGTGATCATTCTAACGTCTCTGTTATTGGGGGCTAAAATTGGCGGAATCTTGGGCGTCATTCTGGCGATTCCGGTGACGGGTGTGGTGAAAAGTTTAGCGGAAATTGTACTTGACCCCACGTTACCGCCTCAGACGGGAGATTTTTTCTCCAATCCTTTGAACGAAAAAAAATCCCAGAATACTTTGGCGATCGCTGCTAATACCGATGCTGATTCTGATAGTTCTAGTCAAGATGCTCAGGGAATGGAACAATCAGAGACAATTTAA
- a CDS encoding 3'(2'),5'-bisphosphate nucleotidase, which produces MSYQREKQVAIQAVTAAAQLCEQVRQEEGSLTLTKPDRSPVTVADFGTQAVICRVLAEAFPGDSIVGEENSSLLRQPAMTQQLTGVTHYVKSQIAEATPETIITWIDRGTGQVADRYWTLDPIDGTKGYVRGDNYAIALALIEDGEVKLGVLGCPALPIHPNQPDGDRGVLFVGVKGQGTTLIPLAGGQPQTIRINECDRIESLRLVKSVESSHGNPELEVAITQSLGFTTPSLQIDSMVKYGIIARGEADLYIRLPFPLESSKRQNIWDHAAGVVILEEAGGRVTDMYGKPLDFACGTKLFNNQGIIASNGAIHDAVLATVAQEIQAPETSQSTP; this is translated from the coding sequence ATGTCCTACCAGCGAGAAAAACAGGTTGCCATCCAAGCTGTAACGGCTGCGGCTCAATTATGTGAACAAGTGCGTCAGGAAGAGGGTTCCTTAACCCTAACCAAACCCGATCGCTCTCCGGTGACTGTGGCTGATTTTGGCACACAAGCGGTTATATGTCGGGTATTAGCCGAGGCGTTTCCCGGTGATTCCATCGTGGGAGAGGAAAACTCTAGCTTGTTGCGACAACCAGCGATGACCCAACAGTTGACAGGGGTGACGCATTATGTTAAGTCTCAGATTGCTGAGGCGACACCGGAAACCATTATCACCTGGATTGATCGGGGTACGGGTCAAGTGGCAGATCGCTATTGGACGCTTGATCCGATTGATGGGACAAAAGGCTATGTTCGGGGTGACAATTACGCGATCGCCTTAGCCTTAATTGAAGACGGTGAGGTGAAACTGGGGGTGTTAGGATGTCCGGCGCTTCCCATTCATCCTAATCAACCGGATGGCGATCGCGGTGTGCTGTTTGTCGGTGTAAAAGGACAAGGGACAACCCTAATCCCCCTCGCCGGAGGTCAACCTCAGACGATCCGTATCAATGAATGCGATCGCATTGAGTCGCTTCGATTAGTCAAAAGTGTAGAATCGTCTCATGGGAACCCCGAATTGGAAGTGGCTATCACTCAATCCCTAGGTTTTACAACCCCCTCCCTCCAGATTGATTCCATGGTCAAATACGGCATTATTGCACGAGGTGAAGCCGATCTCTACATCCGCTTACCGTTTCCCCTAGAGTCCTCAAAACGGCAAAATATATGGGATCATGCGGCTGGTGTGGTTATCTTGGAAGAAGCTGGGGGACGAGTCACCGATATGTATGGTAAACCCTTAGACTTTGCCTGTGGAACTAAGCTGTTCAACAATCAGGGGATTATTGCCAGTAACGGGGCGATTCATGATGCGGTGTTAGCCACCGTAGCACAGGAGATTCAAGCCCCTGAGACATCCCAATCCACACCCTAG
- a CDS encoding protein kinase domain-containing protein, translating to MKKNSTGALTKTMVSGSQDAWDNKPLGGRYHVIEKLGVGGFGQTFLARDMHLPGHPQCVVKKLKPQVSDDDEEGLQTARRLFQTEAQVLYRLGNHEQIPRLLAHFEENQEFYLAQEYIQGQPLSKEIDSHLTWAQEKVLSLLQDMLQVLAFVHQQNVIHRDIKPANLIRRAEDGRIVLIDFGAVKQVRCESLNPETGLTNVTISIGTKGYMPNEQLAGKPRYSSDVYAVGIIGIQLLTGIHPKHIKEDSDTGELNWRKYAKQISPEFGEILDKMVRYDFRDRYATAEETLLAFQSLPAPLLESASPPQPLVPECELPPLVDPQAPTDQESQNLAADSAETQAWEATPTESTLIEVEESNSESSSSQTQDTGRTQTSQPHLGRNDATVSLSQPQDLEPTATVSTTSRSHGFRQWLMQPWTIATIAIAVSSMVTVTLILLPSQLNHQSQIEDVPAESPSPTPTPTPSPSPTPEPTAESLLAEAEDLRQAGEYEKAILVYDQAIELQSDLAPAYWGRCYSLNQLGQPEQALVACNDALAYKSDYADALVSKADALRQQNQIIDALQLYGRVTKYYPDYARGWIRYGIALQGVGRSAEAVQALDKAIELDRNSADAWATRGEALMALGRTTEAIPSLDKALQLEPDHEKAANLREKARERLGR from the coding sequence ATGAAGAAAAATTCAACAGGGGCGCTGACAAAAACGATGGTGTCGGGTTCTCAAGACGCTTGGGACAATAAACCTCTAGGCGGACGCTATCACGTTATCGAAAAGCTAGGGGTCGGAGGGTTTGGTCAAACCTTCTTGGCGCGGGATATGCATTTGCCCGGTCATCCCCAATGCGTGGTTAAAAAATTAAAACCTCAAGTGAGCGATGATGATGAGGAGGGGCTGCAAACGGCGAGACGCCTCTTCCAAACGGAAGCTCAAGTCCTCTATCGACTGGGTAATCATGAGCAGATTCCCCGGCTTTTGGCTCATTTTGAGGAAAATCAGGAATTTTATCTGGCTCAGGAATATATTCAAGGACAACCCTTGAGTAAAGAGATAGACTCTCATCTGACGTGGGCACAGGAAAAAGTGCTATCCCTCCTGCAAGATATGTTGCAGGTACTAGCATTTGTCCATCAACAAAATGTGATCCACCGGGATATCAAGCCAGCCAATTTGATTCGCCGCGCTGAGGATGGCAGAATTGTGCTGATTGATTTTGGTGCGGTTAAACAGGTTAGATGTGAGTCGCTGAATCCGGAAACGGGGTTGACCAATGTGACGATTTCTATCGGCACTAAGGGATATATGCCCAATGAACAACTGGCAGGAAAACCTCGCTATAGTAGTGATGTTTATGCGGTGGGGATTATTGGGATTCAATTATTAACGGGAATTCATCCCAAACATATTAAAGAAGACTCCGATACGGGTGAACTCAACTGGCGCAAATATGCCAAGCAGATTAGTCCAGAATTTGGGGAAATTTTGGATAAGATGGTGCGCTATGATTTTCGCGATCGCTATGCAACCGCAGAAGAAACCCTGTTAGCATTCCAGAGTTTACCCGCGCCATTATTGGAGTCGGCGTCACCCCCCCAACCGTTAGTTCCTGAGTGTGAATTGCCGCCCCTGGTTGATCCCCAAGCGCCGACGGATCAGGAAAGTCAAAATTTAGCCGCTGATTCCGCCGAGACTCAGGCTTGGGAGGCGACACCAACGGAATCAACGCTGATTGAAGTCGAGGAGTCGAATAGCGAATCATCTTCGAGTCAAACCCAAGACACCGGACGCACCCAAACCTCTCAACCCCATTTGGGACGAAATGATGCTACCGTATCCCTGAGCCAACCCCAGGACTTGGAACCAACCGCAACGGTATCAACAACCAGTAGAAGCCACGGATTTCGGCAATGGTTGATGCAGCCCTGGACAATTGCCACGATTGCGATCGCGGTTAGTTCTATGGTTACCGTCACCCTGATTCTACTCCCCTCTCAATTGAATCATCAGTCTCAAATTGAGGATGTCCCCGCTGAAAGCCCCAGCCCAACTCCCACCCCCACTCCTTCTCCCTCCCCAACCCCCGAACCCACGGCTGAATCCTTGCTCGCCGAAGCCGAAGATTTAAGACAAGCCGGAGAATACGAGAAAGCGATCCTAGTTTATGATCAGGCGATCGAACTGCAATCCGACTTAGCGCCTGCCTATTGGGGACGGTGCTACAGTCTCAACCAACTGGGACAACCTGAACAAGCCCTAGTCGCCTGTAATGACGCCCTTGCCTACAAATCCGATTATGCCGACGCCTTAGTCAGCAAAGCCGATGCCTTACGCCAACAAAACCAGATCATAGACGCCCTCCAACTGTATGGACGGGTAACGAAATACTATCCCGATTATGCCCGAGGGTGGATTCGCTATGGCATCGCCCTGCAAGGGGTGGGACGTTCCGCTGAGGCGGTTCAAGCGTTAGATAAAGCGATTGAACTGGATCGGAACTCCGCCGATGCTTGGGCAACTCGCGGTGAGGCGCTAATGGCATTAGGGCGCACCACGGAAGCGATTCCGTCTCTGGATAAAGCCCTGCAACTGGAACCGGATCATGAAAAAGCTGCTAACCTGCGTGAAAAGGCGAGGGAAAGACTAGGGCGTTAG
- a CDS encoding glutamyl-tRNA reductase yields MNIAVVGLSHKTAPVEVREKLSIPEAQIEGAVQQLCSYPHVEEVAILSTCNRLEIYIVAAETEKGVREVSQFLSDNSLVPLHQLRPHLFILLHQDAVMHLMRVAAGLDSLVLGEGQILSQVKHTHKIGQQHKGIGRLLNRLFKQAITAGKRVRTETSIGTGAVSISSAAVELAQMEVQNLAAYRVAIIGAGKMSRLLVQHLLSKGAESIAIINRSTRRAEELAKQFENAQLTVHSLSEMMEVIPESDMVFTSTSATEPILDRAKLEDHLDPNRSLMLFDISVPRNVDADVNELEQVQAFNVDDLKAVVAQNTESRRQMAMEAENLLEQEVEAFEIWWRSLETVSTISSLREKVEGIREQELEKALSRLGSEFADKHQEIIEALTRGIVNKILHDPMVQLRAQQDIEARRQAMQTLQTLFNLEIEEQFG; encoded by the coding sequence ATGAATATTGCCGTCGTAGGTTTAAGCCACAAAACAGCGCCAGTTGAAGTCCGGGAAAAACTAAGTATTCCCGAAGCCCAAATAGAAGGTGCGGTGCAACAACTCTGTAGCTACCCCCATGTTGAAGAAGTAGCGATCCTTAGTACCTGCAATCGCCTAGAAATTTATATTGTGGCAGCAGAAACGGAAAAGGGTGTGCGTGAAGTCAGTCAATTCCTTTCGGATAACTCTCTTGTCCCCTTGCATCAATTACGCCCCCATTTGTTTATTTTGTTACATCAAGATGCGGTAATGCATCTGATGCGCGTCGCAGCGGGATTGGATAGTTTAGTTTTAGGCGAAGGACAAATCTTATCGCAAGTCAAGCATACCCACAAAATCGGTCAGCAACACAAGGGAATTGGACGCCTGTTGAATCGACTGTTTAAACAAGCGATTACCGCCGGAAAGCGAGTCCGCACCGAAACCAGCATTGGTACCGGGGCGGTTTCGATTAGTTCGGCGGCGGTGGAACTTGCCCAGATGGAAGTGCAAAACTTGGCGGCTTACCGAGTGGCAATTATCGGGGCGGGGAAGATGTCGCGTTTGCTGGTGCAGCACCTACTTTCTAAAGGGGCTGAGTCAATCGCCATTATCAATCGCTCAACTCGTCGGGCGGAGGAGTTGGCAAAGCAGTTTGAGAATGCTCAGTTAACGGTACATTCCCTGTCTGAGATGATGGAGGTGATTCCAGAGTCGGATATGGTGTTTACCAGTACCAGTGCGACAGAACCGATTCTGGATCGGGCTAAACTGGAAGACCATCTTGATCCCAATCGCTCCTTAATGCTATTTGATATTTCCGTACCGCGTAATGTGGATGCTGATGTCAATGAACTTGAACAGGTTCAAGCCTTTAATGTGGACGACTTAAAAGCAGTAGTGGCGCAAAATACCGAAAGCCGCCGTCAGATGGCGATGGAAGCGGAAAACTTACTGGAACAAGAGGTAGAAGCGTTTGAGATTTGGTGGCGATCGCTAGAAACTGTGAGTACCATTAGTAGTCTACGGGAGAAAGTCGAAGGGATTCGGGAACAGGAATTAGAAAAAGCCTTATCTCGCTTAGGTTCAGAGTTTGCCGACAAACATCAAGAAATCATCGAAGCGCTGACACGGGGAATTGTCAATAAAATCCTCCATGATCCGATGGTGCAGTTAAGGGCGCAGCAGGATATTGAAGCCAGACGTCAAGCCATGCAGACGCTGCAAACGCTGTTTAATTTAGAGATTGAAGAACAGTTTGGTTAA